In Chloroflexota bacterium, one DNA window encodes the following:
- a CDS encoding SOS response-associated peptidase codes for MCGRFSIFADPDRLAEWFDAALPEEGLRPRYNAAPTQKLPVITNDDSQVIQLFRWGLVPFWAKGPGIGNRLINARSETVAEKPAYRAAFKHRRCLVLADGFYEWQKTSGGKVPMRIVLKSGDPFAFAGLWETWTPPEGDPLRTFTIITTTPNELLAPIHNRMPVILQKEHEAIWLDDAAEPTIWLDMLRAYPAGEMTAYPVSTLVNRPVNDDPSVVARVERGRLF; via the coding sequence ATGTGTGGACGATTTTCTATCTTTGCCGATCCCGACCGACTGGCCGAATGGTTTGATGCAGCGTTACCGGAGGAGGGATTGCGGCCCAGATATAATGCGGCCCCAACCCAGAAACTGCCGGTCATCACGAACGATGATAGCCAGGTTATTCAGCTATTTCGCTGGGGCCTCGTGCCTTTCTGGGCAAAGGGTCCAGGCATTGGGAATCGTTTGATCAATGCCCGATCGGAGACGGTAGCTGAGAAACCGGCCTATCGGGCCGCCTTCAAGCACCGCCGGTGCCTGGTGCTGGCGGATGGTTTCTACGAATGGCAGAAAACCTCCGGGGGCAAGGTTCCCATGCGGATTGTCCTGAAATCCGGGGACCCCTTCGCTTTTGCCGGACTATGGGAGACCTGGACACCGCCCGAGGGCGATCCACTTCGCACATTCACCATTATTACTACCACACCCAACGAACTGCTTGCGCCGATTCACAATCGGATGCCGGTGATTCTACAGAAAGAGCATGAGGCAATCTGGCTTGACGACGCGGCTGAACCGACAATCTGGCTTGATATGCTGCGTGCCTACCCGGCCGGTGAAATGACAGCCTATCCTGTGTCCACGCTGGTAAACCGGCCCGTCAACGATGATCCATCTGTGGTCGCGCGGGTCGAACGGGGGAGGTTGTTCTGA
- a CDS encoding DUF126 domain-containing protein — MTNVTRTSGRVIRGGRAEGEALVSTEPIGFLGGIDPETGIVVEANHPLHGQSVANRVLVFPTGKGSTVGSYTILRLARNGVAPVAMINAESEAIVAVGALIADIPMVDQVAITLIQNGDWVLVDDSNIEIRPAA, encoded by the coding sequence ATGACCAATGTAACTCGAACCAGCGGCCGTGTAATCCGGGGTGGTCGAGCTGAGGGGGAGGCGCTTGTCTCCACAGAACCGATTGGTTTCCTTGGCGGAATCGACCCCGAAACTGGAATCGTGGTTGAGGCAAATCACCCGCTCCATGGACAATCGGTAGCAAACCGTGTGCTGGTCTTCCCCACGGGCAAGGGAAGCACGGTGGGGTCCTATACTATCCTGCGATTGGCACGCAACGGTGTTGCACCGGTGGCAATGATAAACGCCGAAAGCGAAGCTATCGTTGCCGTGGGCGCCTTGATTGCCGATATTCCCATGGTAGATCAGGTGGCGATTACCCTGATTCAAAATGGCGACTGGGTGCTGGTCGACGACAGCAACATAGAGATCCGCCCTGCCGCCTGA
- the selA gene encoding L-seryl-tRNA(Sec) selenium transferase, with amino-acid sequence MSHKELRKLPSIDRLLQLPEMAIAEEDFGHALLVSTARQLLDDTRQTLIETSQACPDLTTLGKTLLTRLHATTEPTLRPAINATGVIIHTNLGRAPLSDEARTAMEMVAAGYSNLEYDLGTGQRGSRYVHAVDLLCQLTGAEDALVINNNASAVLLCLMALARAKEVIISRGQLVEIGGGFRIPDVLNTSGARLIEVGTTNRTHLRDFQAAIGPDTAVLLRVHSSNFRQIGFTAEVSLEDLVELGHQTDIPVIDDLGSGTLLDTIVFGLAYEPRVQDSLEAGATLVTFSGDKLLGGPQAGLIVGKRDAIAQLRHYPLTRALRVDKTTLAALSVTLTHYLRGQAAEKIPVWRMIAMDAGEIARRSGSWAAQLQDAGVSATVWPGESTVGGGSLPGETLPTHLLALPDLPADRLAARLRAANPPIVARIMQDTLCLDPRTVLPEQDKTVVETLRIAAGTSNLAGASP; translated from the coding sequence GTGTCTCATAAGGAATTGCGCAAGCTGCCCAGTATCGACCGCCTCCTCCAGCTGCCAGAGATGGCAATAGCAGAGGAAGACTTCGGCCACGCCCTGCTCGTAAGCACGGCCCGGCAATTGCTGGACGATACCCGTCAGACATTGATCGAAACGAGTCAGGCTTGTCCCGATCTGACAACGCTCGGCAAGACCCTGCTGACCCGCCTGCACGCCACCACCGAGCCGACCCTGCGACCGGCAATCAACGCCACCGGGGTCATCATCCACACCAACCTGGGGCGCGCGCCTTTAAGCGACGAAGCCAGAACAGCAATGGAGATGGTCGCGGCGGGCTACAGCAATCTGGAATATGATCTGGGGACAGGCCAGCGAGGCTCGAGATACGTTCACGCTGTCGATCTTTTATGCCAGCTGACGGGCGCCGAGGACGCGCTGGTCATCAACAACAACGCTTCGGCTGTGTTGCTCTGTCTGATGGCTTTAGCCCGCGCAAAAGAAGTGATTATCTCGCGGGGTCAATTGGTCGAGATCGGGGGTGGGTTCCGTATCCCTGACGTTCTGAATACCAGCGGGGCACGCCTGATCGAGGTGGGAACCACCAATCGTACCCATCTGCGCGACTTCCAGGCAGCCATCGGTCCAGACACGGCAGTGCTGTTGCGAGTTCATAGCTCCAACTTCCGGCAGATAGGCTTTACGGCTGAGGTGAGCCTGGAAGATCTCGTCGAACTGGGCCACCAAACAGACATACCCGTGATAGATGATCTGGGCAGCGGAACACTGCTGGATACCATAGTCTTCGGTCTTGCCTACGAACCGCGGGTGCAGGACAGCCTGGAAGCCGGCGCTACCCTGGTTACTTTCAGCGGCGACAAGCTGTTGGGCGGCCCGCAGGCCGGCCTGATCGTGGGCAAGCGAGATGCCATCGCCCAGCTTCGCCACTATCCCCTGACACGCGCCCTCAGAGTCGACAAGACGACCCTGGCAGCGCTTTCGGTTACCCTCACCCACTACCTGCGCGGCCAGGCGGCAGAGAAGATCCCCGTCTGGCGAATGATTGCCATGGATGCCGGTGAGATTGCCCGTCGATCTGGTAGCTGGGCTGCCCAGTTACAGGATGCAGGTGTTTCCGCCACGGTCTGGCCAGGCGAATCAACGGTTGGAGGAGGCTCGTTGCCCGGGGAAACGCTGCCCACCCACCTGCTGGCCCTGCCCGACCTGCCCGCCGATCGCCTTGCCGCCCGGCTACGGGCAGCAAATCCACCGATCGTGGCACGCATCATGCAAGATACCCTTTGTCTGGACCCGCGAACTGTCCTGCCCGAACAAGATAAGACCGTAGTAGAAACGCTGAGAATTGCAGCCGGTACAAGCAACTTGGCCGGAGCATCACCATGA
- a CDS encoding M50 family metallopeptidase, whose product MSIVNIVGFVLIFSILVFIHELGHFLVARRNKIVTEEFGFGYPPRALELFRGKGLLVVDKKNLVVPRGFELPQDITVDSFVTVQYEMDKKGQALLTSVQVVEPEHAASLGAGRVEMVDPGTLFSLNFIPFGGFVRMRGEDGPAGPGSFANASAGARSATLLAGPAMNLLLAVFIFALSFFLGRPEPVPGGRIEEIAPGSPAQMAGLQINDRIFQIDDEVVRHAGDMGQYIHAHAGEPVVLLVQRDEAMLEVTLVPRVNPPPGEGAIGVAIYPVTEIKRFGVLESLKRGVEDTVRFTQFTLSVPSMIIRGTITPAEARPVGPKAIYDLTSGAISATIVSGWWFPVLQLMGILSAALAITNLLPLPALDGGRLLFIFIEKIRGRRVDPNWEGAIHLAGMVLLLGLMVFITYQDFASPVPLPDWLAPLGP is encoded by the coding sequence ATGTCGATAGTCAATATAGTTGGGTTTGTATTAATTTTTAGCATCCTGGTCTTTATCCATGAGCTCGGTCACTTTTTAGTTGCTCGCCGCAACAAGATTGTAACTGAGGAGTTTGGCTTTGGATATCCACCCCGAGCACTGGAACTCTTTCGTGGCAAAGGTCTGCTCGTCGTAGATAAAAAAAACCTGGTTGTGCCCCGTGGCTTCGAACTTCCCCAGGACATAACGGTCGATTCGTTCGTCACAGTTCAATACGAGATGGACAAAAAGGGCCAGGCACTACTTACCAGTGTTCAGGTCGTAGAACCTGAACATGCCGCCAGTCTGGGCGCCGGTCGGGTGGAGATGGTCGATCCAGGTACCCTGTTCAGTTTGAACTTTATTCCGTTCGGCGGTTTCGTTCGCATGCGCGGCGAGGATGGGCCAGCAGGGCCTGGCAGCTTCGCCAACGCCTCCGCCGGCGCCAGGTCCGCGACGTTATTGGCCGGACCGGCGATGAATCTTCTGCTTGCGGTTTTTATCTTTGCCCTCTCCTTTTTTTTGGGCAGGCCGGAACCTGTACCCGGTGGTCGAATCGAAGAGATCGCTCCTGGTTCACCTGCGCAAATGGCGGGACTGCAGATCAATGATCGAATCTTCCAGATCGATGATGAGGTTGTGCGCCACGCTGGTGACATGGGCCAGTACATCCATGCCCACGCGGGAGAACCGGTAGTATTGCTGGTGCAACGCGATGAGGCAATGCTGGAAGTTACCCTGGTTCCGCGTGTCAATCCTCCGCCCGGCGAGGGCGCCATCGGCGTAGCAATTTATCCTGTAACCGAAATCAAACGCTTCGGTGTTCTCGAGTCCTTGAAACGGGGAGTCGAGGATACGGTGCGCTTCACTCAGTTCACGCTCTCGGTGCCATCGATGATAATTCGTGGTACCATCACGCCGGCAGAGGCTCGCCCGGTCGGGCCCAAAGCCATCTATGATTTGACCAGTGGAGCTATTTCAGCCACCATCGTCTCGGGCTGGTGGTTCCCTGTTCTCCAGTTAATGGGTATTCTCAGCGCAGCACTGGCGATCACAAACCTGCTTCCGCTCCCAGCCTTGGATGGTGGTCGATTGTTGTTCATTTTCATCGAAAAAATCCGCGGCCGCCGCGTCGACCCAAATTGGGAAGGTGCCATCCACCTGGCTGGTATGGTCTTGCTTCTTGGTCTCATGGTGTTCATTACCTATCAGGACTTTGCATCGCCGGTTCCGCTTCCAGATTGGCTCGCGCCTTTGGGACCGTAA
- a CDS encoding LysM peptidoglycan-binding domain-containing protein, producing the protein MAVIVALGLAAYAGIASNDSDFTLARGQEGLAAIQETVSDLGGKVLDTASSLAANAVPLESPTPTQVIVRSNLEQDSSTQLTGASTQAIAALPDPGDRAKLSPEPGEPPAALPVAQVRNTDTATPVPPTPTEQATATPSDIPATSTPIPTATDTPNPTPTNTAVPPTATSVPPTATLTPTSIPPTPTRVAAVAATGGGGLVHVVQPGDNWFSVAQQYGVSMGALATYNNLSPSDILQTNDRLRVPSRQESASIPVSTPTRKPPTATPVPPEIPLAPLPAPILVSPIVGDGFTEGTQPLLEWQPVHGFGTEDHYYVRVVFTLRNGDQGFAESEVSGTTFKVPMWVFESAMPPDRLSQWSVQVRRRGPDGQMIVLSPASETRSYYWR; encoded by the coding sequence TTGGCCGTAATCGTAGCTCTTGGCCTGGCGGCGTATGCCGGAATCGCCTCCAACGATTCGGATTTCACGCTGGCTCGAGGCCAGGAGGGATTGGCTGCGATTCAGGAAACGGTAAGTGATCTCGGCGGCAAGGTACTTGACACGGCTTCGTCGCTGGCGGCAAACGCCGTCCCTCTGGAATCGCCAACGCCGACCCAGGTAATCGTTCGTTCCAACCTCGAACAGGATTCCAGCACACAACTGACAGGTGCGTCCACTCAGGCCATTGCTGCATTGCCCGATCCCGGCGACAGAGCCAAACTTTCGCCCGAACCGGGCGAGCCACCAGCGGCTCTCCCGGTCGCGCAGGTCAGGAACACCGACACAGCTACGCCAGTGCCGCCCACACCAACAGAGCAGGCAACCGCTACGCCAAGTGATATTCCAGCGACATCAACCCCTATCCCTACAGCCACCGACACGCCAAATCCAACGCCAACCAACACAGCTGTGCCGCCGACTGCAACGTCAGTGCCACCGACAGCGACCCTCACACCTACATCGATACCACCGACGCCGACGAGAGTAGCAGCTGTGGCCGCCACAGGGGGTGGGGGCCTCGTGCATGTGGTTCAACCTGGGGATAATTGGTTCAGTGTTGCACAGCAATATGGTGTTTCCATGGGTGCCCTGGCAACCTACAACAACCTGAGCCCGTCGGACATTCTCCAGACCAATGACAGATTGAGGGTTCCATCGCGCCAGGAATCGGCGAGCATTCCCGTTTCCACGCCTACCCGGAAACCCCCGACGGCAACACCCGTGCCCCCGGAGATCCCACTGGCGCCACTTCCCGCCCCTATTCTGGTCAGCCCGATAGTTGGCGACGGTTTTACCGAGGGTACCCAGCCCCTGCTGGAATGGCAGCCGGTACACGGCTTCGGCACCGAGGATCACTACTACGTGCGAGTTGTCTTCACGCTCCGCAACGGTGATCAGGGCTTCGCGGAAAGTGAGGTTTCAGGTACGACGTTTAAGGTACCTATGTGGGTATTCGAATCGGCAATGCCGCCGGATCGTCTCAGCCAATGGTCGGTACAGGTTCGTCGCCGCGGACCGGATGGGCAGATGATTGTGCTGAGTCCTGCCAGCGAGACACGCTCATATTACTGGCGGTAG
- a CDS encoding isopentenyl phosphate kinase, which yields MSTDVEATSHDGSTLVFLKLGGSLITDKTRPETARADVLRRLAHEIHAAMDAAPDLSLVLGHGSGSFGHVAARRYGTRNSVRDEVGWLGFAEVADAAARLNRLVVERFLQANLPVWSVQPSAGAWCDDGQIVAWPTHVLSMALERGLIPLVYGDTVLDKIRGGTIASTEEVFAWLVPRLRPERIVLAGTVDGVFSSDPILDANARQWAEINPASLPRLRTHLGGSHGVDVTGGMLSKVEEMCHLVSDHPGLEVRLVSGLRPGAVRAALLAEEGSGGTLIRS from the coding sequence ATGAGCACTGATGTCGAGGCAACCAGCCACGACGGGTCAACCCTGGTTTTCCTCAAACTGGGTGGTTCACTGATTACAGATAAGACCCGGCCTGAAACCGCGCGCGCCGATGTTCTCCGCCGGCTGGCCCATGAGATTCACGCTGCGATGGACGCGGCGCCCGATCTGAGTCTGGTATTGGGCCATGGTAGCGGTTCCTTTGGTCATGTTGCAGCCCGGCGTTACGGTACCCGAAATAGTGTGCGCGACGAGGTCGGGTGGTTGGGCTTTGCAGAGGTAGCAGATGCCGCGGCCCGGCTCAATCGGCTTGTGGTCGAGCGATTTCTTCAGGCCAACCTGCCCGTGTGGTCTGTGCAGCCATCAGCCGGAGCCTGGTGCGACGATGGACAGATCGTCGCCTGGCCGACCCATGTACTCTCTATGGCGTTGGAAAGGGGATTGATTCCTCTGGTGTATGGCGATACAGTGTTAGACAAAATCAGAGGCGGCACCATTGCGTCCACGGAAGAGGTGTTTGCCTGGCTGGTGCCTCGGTTGCGCCCTGAACGCATTGTTCTGGCAGGCACGGTCGACGGGGTTTTCTCCAGCGACCCAATCCTGGATGCCAACGCCAGACAGTGGGCGGAGATCAACCCGGCATCGCTACCCAGATTGCGTACTCACCTGGGTGGCTCCCACGGTGTGGATGTAACCGGAGGCATGTTGAGCAAAGTGGAGGAGATGTGCCACCTCGTGTCCGATCATCCCGGCCTTGAAGTACGTCTGGTGTCTGGCTTGCGACCGGGCGCCGTGAGAGCCGCACTGCTTGCAGAAGAGGGATCAGGAGGCACACTCATTCGCTCCTGA